A genome region from Nocardiopsis exhalans includes the following:
- a CDS encoding glycine betaine ABC transporter substrate-binding protein: MDCRKRGTALAAAGMSGVLLLSACAGENGMLDGRDGGGDLRDVSIALIAWEEAIAVTHMWEAILEEKGYNVEVTDVDVAPAFEGVADGELDLYLDMWLPVTHHEYMEAHRGSIESLGSWYDNATLTLTVPEYMEDVQSIDDLPGHADDLDGTIVGIEPDAGLTQVTRDQAMPGYLLEEDFELRTSSGSMMMTELDEAVSAQEPIVVTLWRPHPAYAQYELRDLEDPQGAMGGSEGLHSIGRAGFEEDYPELTEWIRNWTMNDEELASLQALTVGSGVTDPAEGARQWLAQNPLFLDRTLMDDAEGLEF, from the coding sequence ATGGACTGCCGTAAGCGCGGGACGGCACTGGCCGCCGCCGGTATGAGCGGTGTGCTCCTGCTGTCCGCCTGCGCCGGTGAGAACGGCATGTTGGACGGCCGCGACGGCGGTGGGGACCTCAGGGACGTCAGTATCGCGCTGATCGCCTGGGAGGAGGCCATCGCGGTCACCCACATGTGGGAGGCCATCCTCGAGGAGAAGGGCTACAACGTCGAGGTCACCGACGTCGACGTCGCCCCGGCCTTCGAGGGGGTGGCCGACGGTGAGCTCGACCTGTACCTGGACATGTGGCTTCCGGTCACCCACCACGAGTACATGGAGGCGCACCGGGGCAGCATCGAGAGCCTGGGCTCCTGGTACGACAACGCGACCCTCACCCTCACGGTCCCCGAGTACATGGAGGACGTGCAGTCGATCGACGACCTCCCGGGGCACGCCGACGACCTGGACGGGACCATCGTCGGCATCGAACCCGACGCCGGTCTGACCCAGGTCACCCGGGACCAGGCCATGCCCGGGTACCTGCTGGAGGAGGACTTCGAGCTGCGGACGTCCTCGGGTTCGATGATGATGACCGAGCTGGACGAGGCCGTCAGCGCGCAGGAGCCCATCGTGGTGACGCTGTGGCGTCCGCACCCGGCCTACGCGCAGTACGAGCTGCGCGACCTCGAGGACCCGCAGGGCGCGATGGGCGGCAGCGAGGGCCTGCACTCGATCGGGCGCGCGGGGTTCGAGGAGGACTACCCCGAGCTGACCGAGTGGATCCGGAACTGGACCATGAACGACGAGGAGCTTGCCTCCCTGCAGGCGCTCACGGTCGGCTCCGGGGTCACCGACCCGGCGGAGGGCGCCCGCCAGTGGCTCGCGCAGAACCCCCTGTTCCTGGACCGCACCCTGATGGACGACGCCGAGGGCCTGGAGTTCTGA
- a CDS encoding glycine betaine ABC transporter substrate-binding protein, whose protein sequence is MKSRKRMMTLAAAGMSGVLLLSACGGNGEDLTGGSDDAGNGDAGTADDLQDVNIALIAWDEAIAVTHMWEVILEEKGYNVEVTDVDVAPMYQGAANGDVDLFLDTWLPNTHEQYWEDYGDQLEDLGSWYDNGILTLTVPTYMEDVNSIPDLLDHVDELDGRIVGIDPGAGLTDTTQNSAMPGYELDDDFELVTSSSAAMLAELDSAIEDEEPIVVTLWRPHPAYAKHDLKDLEDPEGLMGDAETIHSIGRDGFVDDFPQLAGWIEGWTMSDEELATLQEVTVGDDVTDAEAGAREWLSENTEFLERTLGDDAEGLEF, encoded by the coding sequence ATGAAGAGCCGTAAGCGCATGATGACCCTGGCCGCGGCCGGGATGAGCGGTGTGCTCCTGCTGTCCGCCTGTGGCGGCAACGGTGAGGACCTCACCGGAGGGTCCGACGACGCCGGCAACGGCGACGCGGGTACCGCGGACGACCTCCAGGACGTCAACATCGCGTTGATCGCCTGGGACGAGGCCATCGCGGTCACCCACATGTGGGAGGTCATCCTCGAGGAGAAGGGCTACAACGTCGAGGTCACCGACGTCGACGTCGCCCCGATGTACCAGGGCGCCGCCAACGGCGACGTGGACCTCTTCCTGGACACGTGGCTTCCCAACACCCACGAGCAGTACTGGGAGGACTACGGGGACCAGCTGGAGGACCTGGGCTCCTGGTACGACAACGGGATCCTGACCCTGACGGTCCCCACCTACATGGAGGACGTCAACTCCATCCCCGACCTGCTCGACCACGTGGACGAGCTGGACGGCCGCATCGTGGGCATCGACCCGGGCGCCGGTCTGACCGACACCACCCAGAACTCCGCGATGCCGGGCTACGAGCTGGACGACGACTTCGAGCTGGTCACCTCCTCCAGCGCGGCGATGCTCGCCGAGCTGGACTCCGCGATCGAGGACGAGGAGCCCATCGTCGTCACCCTGTGGCGTCCGCACCCGGCCTACGCCAAGCACGACCTGAAGGACCTCGAGGACCCCGAGGGCCTCATGGGCGATGCCGAGACCATCCACTCGATCGGCCGTGACGGCTTCGTCGACGACTTCCCGCAGCTCGCCGGGTGGATCGAGGGCTGGACCATGAGCGACGAGGAGCTCGCCACCCTCCAGGAGGTGACCGTCGGCGACGACGTCACCGACGCCGAGGCCGGTGCCCGCGAGTGGCTCTCCGAGAACACCGAGTTCCTGGAGCGCACCCTGGGCGACGACGCCGAGGGCCTCGAGTTCTAG
- a CDS encoding rhomboid family intramembrane serine protease produces the protein MKQSRITAILTVAGMLAAMWVFEILDTPLGGQLDRQFGIRSGDTGSPWTVLTAPFMHGNFAHLIGNSLPFLVLGSLVAFSGLGRFLLTTLIVAVVSGIGVWLFTANGVVTVGASGLVFGYFGYTVLRGIIERKTVDIVIMICVVIFYGTMIWGVLPQHPGVSWQAHLFGFLGGLLAAYVLPRREKPGQINQGSTGGAQGGYYAP, from the coding sequence GTGAAGCAGTCCAGAATCACCGCCATCCTGACCGTAGCGGGGATGCTCGCGGCCATGTGGGTCTTCGAGATCCTCGACACCCCCCTGGGGGGACAACTCGACCGCCAGTTCGGCATCCGTTCCGGGGACACCGGCTCGCCCTGGACGGTGCTGACCGCGCCGTTCATGCACGGCAACTTCGCCCACCTGATCGGTAACTCGCTACCGTTCCTGGTGCTGGGCTCACTCGTCGCCTTCAGCGGCCTGGGCCGGTTCCTGCTCACCACGCTGATCGTGGCCGTGGTCAGCGGCATCGGTGTGTGGCTGTTCACCGCCAACGGCGTCGTCACGGTGGGCGCCAGCGGGCTGGTCTTCGGCTACTTCGGCTACACGGTGCTGCGCGGCATCATCGAACGCAAGACCGTCGACATCGTCATCATGATCTGCGTGGTCATCTTCTACGGAACGATGATCTGGGGGGTCCTGCCCCAGCACCCCGGCGTCTCCTGGCAGGCGCACCTGTTCGGCTTCCTCGGCGGCCTCCTGGCCGCCTACGTGCTGCCCAGGCGCGAGAAGCCGGGCCAGATCAACCAGGGAAGCACCGGAGGGGCCCAGGGCGGCTACTACGCGCCCTGA